One stretch of Nitrospirota bacterium DNA includes these proteins:
- a CDS encoding cytochrome C, with amino-acid sequence MRNKSTVLLLIFTLAVLIAFGLSERPISAQQKAAETAQQKAPAAPKETCITAQCHAQMGKDKFVHGPVAASQCAVCHGESPKHKDDPKNNKFGAIKKISDKCFSCHEKFKPKKFTHTALENNECTECHSPHGSAFKFQLKAKGGELCFQCHDEALVSKPFVHGPAAVGGCVACHDPHTADYAKNLKAEGPALCFNCHTDKAETIHNSQFVHKPVSENCVSCHNPHSAAKQFMLESSSPTLCLNCHKDKKDQLASVTVKHGALETEKSCLNCHDAHNSNIAKNLIKEPMDLCLSCHDKEYKDAAGKPIMNMQKWFGENKDQHGPIKQKDCSGCHNPHGSNNFRILRNFYPATFYEPFAVENYNLCFSCHEKTLVLNPETTKLTNFRNGNTNLHFVHVNKAIKGRTCRACHETHASNFPKHIREAVPFGGWDLPLNYQKTETGGSCMPGCHKQKKYDREKKEING; translated from the coding sequence ATGAGAAACAAATCAACAGTTTTACTGCTTATTTTTACGCTTGCGGTCCTTATCGCATTTGGTTTATCGGAGCGGCCTATATCAGCTCAGCAAAAGGCCGCTGAAACTGCGCAGCAAAAGGCGCCGGCTGCGCCTAAGGAAACATGCATTACTGCCCAATGTCACGCGCAGATGGGCAAAGATAAATTTGTCCACGGTCCTGTTGCTGCCAGCCAATGCGCCGTATGTCACGGCGAGTCGCCGAAACACAAAGATGATCCGAAGAACAATAAATTCGGCGCGATAAAAAAGATATCAGACAAGTGTTTTTCATGTCATGAAAAATTCAAACCCAAAAAATTCACCCATACCGCCCTGGAAAATAATGAATGCACGGAATGCCACAGCCCGCACGGCTCGGCCTTCAAGTTCCAGTTAAAAGCCAAAGGCGGCGAACTCTGTTTTCAATGTCACGATGAAGCCCTTGTCAGCAAGCCTTTTGTGCACGGTCCTGCCGCTGTAGGCGGATGCGTTGCGTGTCATGACCCGCATACCGCGGATTATGCGAAAAATTTAAAAGCCGAGGGGCCCGCGCTCTGTTTTAACTGTCACACCGACAAGGCAGAGACTATTCACAACTCCCAGTTTGTGCATAAACCCGTCTCTGAAAATTGCGTCAGTTGTCACAATCCCCATTCAGCGGCAAAGCAGTTTATGCTTGAGTCTTCCTCTCCAACTTTATGTTTAAACTGTCATAAAGACAAGAAAGACCAGTTGGCTTCTGTAACTGTAAAGCACGGAGCGCTTGAAACTGAGAAATCATGCCTGAATTGCCACGATGCGCATAATTCAAATATCGCGAAGAACCTGATAAAAGAACCCATGGATTTATGCCTGAGCTGTCACGACAAGGAATACAAGGATGCGGCAGGCAAGCCGATCATGAATATGCAGAAATGGTTTGGTGAAAACAAGGACCAGCACGGCCCGATAAAACAGAAAGACTGTTCCGGCTGTCACAACCCTCACGGCTCAAACAATTTCAGGATACTGAGGAACTTTTACCCGGCTACATTTTATGAACCGTTCGCGGTTGAAAATTACAACCTGTGTTTCAGCTGCCATGAGAAGACGCTCGTGCTCAATCCCGAAACAACAAAGCTGACCAATTTCAGGAACGGAAACACAAATCTCCACTTCGTGCATGTAAACAAGGCAATAAAAGGAAGGACCTGCCGCGCGTGTCACGAGACGCACGCGAGCAATTTCCCGAAACATATCAGGGAAGCCGTGCCTTTCGGAGGCTGGGACCTGCCGCTTAATTATCAGAAGACCGAAACCGGCGGAAGCTGTATGCCGGGATGCCATAAACAGAAGAAGTATGATAGAGAGAAAAAGGAGATTAACGGATGA
- the amrB gene encoding AmmeMemoRadiSam system protein B → MKRKPAVAGQFYPSSPAGLTEQVSGFVDEKAAKETALGVVSPHAGLMYSGAVAGAVFSRLKFPNTFIIIGPNHTGLGSPASIMSSGVWQMPTGELEINENLAKKIMAKSGIIQEDALAHSMEHSLEVQLPFILHFSSAVRIVPITMMGVSLESCRLLGEALANVIKETDGPVTIVASSDMSHYVTDSTARTKDKKAIDRVIALDPEGLYSTVNKEGITMCGVVPVTTMLFAANKLGAKKAELIKYMTSGEVSGDYDYVVGYAGLIVR, encoded by the coding sequence ATGAAACGCAAACCCGCAGTCGCAGGGCAGTTTTATCCGTCATCTCCTGCCGGGCTTACCGAACAGGTCAGTGGGTTTGTCGATGAAAAGGCCGCGAAAGAAACCGCCCTCGGCGTTGTTTCACCTCATGCGGGCCTTATGTATTCAGGCGCGGTCGCAGGCGCGGTTTTTTCAAGACTGAAATTCCCGAACACCTTTATTATCATCGGCCCGAATCATACAGGCCTTGGAAGCCCTGCCTCCATAATGTCATCCGGTGTATGGCAAATGCCCACCGGCGAATTAGAGATAAATGAAAACCTTGCAAAGAAAATAATGGCGAAGTCCGGCATTATTCAGGAGGATGCATTAGCACATTCCATGGAGCATTCACTGGAGGTGCAGCTTCCGTTTATTCTTCATTTTTCATCTGCCGTCAGGATTGTTCCAATTACGATGATGGGCGTATCTCTTGAGAGCTGCAGGCTCCTTGGAGAGGCGCTGGCAAATGTTATTAAAGAAACGGATGGACCAGTCACAATCGTTGCAAGCTCGGACATGAGCCATTATGTCACAGACTCAACGGCCCGCACAAAGGACAAAAAAGCAATCGACAGGGTCATCGCCCTGGACCCTGAAGGGCTTTATTCAACCGTTAATAAAGAGGGGATCACCATGTGCGGCGTCGTGCCTGTAACAACAATGCTTTTCGCTGCAAATAAACTTGGCGCAAAAAAAGCTGAGCTTATTAAGTATATGACTTCCGGAGAAGTAAGCGGCGATTATGATTATGTTGTTGGTTACGCAGGGCTGATAGTAAGGTAA
- a CDS encoding redoxin domain-containing protein, with product MIFFTFLIALLMVFSPASEAISISLGEAAPAFTLNSTDGKAVSLSDYKGEVVVVIYWRTAHDRSALALKDAYDELKKYEKKDVRVLSVISDTDNKDDAIGVLKEKGIDYPLLIDPDRQLYSSYGIRVYPTTVIIDKQGVLVYDIPSHPLTYKNTLEGYIKKLIGEIDEKELNEILSPHKAEQDKAMLEALRLYNLALKFTQSGLLDQSVELVNRSIAAKPEMAQSYILLGFLDLELKEADKALEAFNKALQLDPNSHDAQTGLGGALVMKGEVDKALEVLEKAAVANPYPQMTYYEFGKAYEQKGDKDKAIEMYKKAMEKIIKKQVLPSAISKCQ from the coding sequence ATGATATTCTTTACGTTCCTCATTGCGTTATTGATGGTGTTCAGTCCTGCTTCGGAAGCAATCAGTATTTCACTTGGTGAGGCCGCTCCGGCCTTTACCCTGAATTCAACCGACGGCAAGGCAGTATCGCTCAGCGATTATAAGGGCGAGGTGGTTGTGGTCATATACTGGCGTACGGCGCATGACCGCTCAGCGCTTGCCTTAAAAGACGCATATGACGAACTGAAAAAATATGAGAAAAAAGACGTGAGGGTCTTAAGCGTTATTTCCGATACCGATAATAAGGATGACGCGATAGGGGTGCTTAAGGAGAAAGGGATAGACTATCCATTACTGATAGACCCTGACAGGCAGTTATACAGCAGTTACGGAATAAGGGTTTATCCCACTACTGTGATCATCGATAAGCAGGGCGTTCTTGTCTATGACATACCGAGCCATCCGCTTACGTACAAGAATACTCTCGAAGGGTATATCAAAAAACTCATCGGCGAAATAGATGAAAAAGAACTGAATGAAATCCTTTCCCCTCATAAAGCGGAACAGGACAAGGCAATGCTTGAGGCATTAAGACTGTATAACCTCGCGTTAAAATTTACCCAGTCAGGACTCCTTGACCAGTCGGTAGAGCTGGTGAACAGGTCTATAGCGGCGAAGCCGGAGATGGCGCAATCATACATCCTCCTAGGGTTTCTCGATCTCGAACTGAAAGAAGCGGACAAGGCGCTTGAGGCCTTTAACAAGGCCCTTCAACTGGACCCCAATTCCCATGATGCGCAGACAGGGCTTGGCGGCGCGCTTGTAATGAAAGGGGAAGTTGATAAGGCCCTTGAGGTCCTTGAAAAGGCGGCAGTTGCAAATCCGTATCCGCAAATGACATATTATGAATTCGGAAAGGCGTACGAGCAGAAAGGCGACAAAGACAAGGCGATAGAAATGTATAAAAAAGCTATGGAGAAGATCATTAAGAAACAGGTCCTCCCCTCGGCCATATCTAAATGCCAGTAA
- a CDS encoding DUF1643 domain-containing protein: MKNEFDSWIMLNIYPQRATNPNNMHKEIDKKIHKRNLEFIKSLFLKNQINILAS, from the coding sequence ATTAAAAATGAGTTTGACAGTTGGATCATGCTAAATATCTATCCGCAAAGAGCCACAAACCCTAATAACATGCACAAAGAAATCGACAAAAAGATTCATAAAAGAAATCTGGAATTCATTAAATCACTCTTTTTAAAAAATCAAATAAATATTTTGGCTTCATAG